Part of the Pseudodesulfovibrio mercurii genome is shown below.
CTTCAGCCTCAAGGATCGTCAGCCGTCCCGAACACATGCCGACCACAGTCCCGTCGGCGACGTTCGCGATCAGGATGCGTCCCCGACCGTTTTTCAGCATCAGTTCCAGATCGCTCCGCCGCCCGTCCCCGGAGGCGCGGTCCTCGACGGGCGAGGAGGCCGAACCGGCCAGGGTCACGAGACCGGAAAGGTCCGCGCGGGTTGCGGGGCGGATGACGACGGCTTCAGGCATGGGACTCTCGATTCCTTAGGACGCCAGGTAGTCGGCGGCGGGCTCGCCGTCTTCCAGACCGTCCAGAATTGCGTCGATCGCTGCTTCGGAATCCACGCCCTTGAACCACCAGTTCTCGGGCTGGATGACCATCATGGGCCCTGATTCGCACTGCTTCAGGCAGGTGGAACCGACAACCAGGGCGTCCAAACCGCGATCCAAAATTTCTTCCTCGATATACTGCAGGAAACCGTCGGTCTGCTTGTGGCAGATGCCCTTGGGCTCACCGGCCGCACGGAAGGACTGACAACAGATGATCATTCTCTGGGGGATAGCCATTTCCTCAATTCTCCT
Proteins encoded:
- a CDS encoding GNAT family N-acetyltransferase — protein: MPEAVVIRPATRADLSGLVTLAGSASSPVEDRASGDGRRSDLELMLKNGRGRILIANVADGTVVGMCSGRLTILEAEGGPAVLIEDVVVREDWRGQGLGELLINRLTEWARADSAGRLMLLADPDAAPVPGLGRNIHRPGNDL
- a CDS encoding (2Fe-2S) ferredoxin domain-containing protein, with product MAIPQRMIICCQSFRAAGEPKGICHKQTDGFLQYIEEEILDRGLDALVVGSTCLKQCESGPMMVIQPENWWFKGVDSEAAIDAILDGLEDGEPAADYLAS